The window GATTATTACATCAAACTGCTGATGTATTTTTTAGATCCTGAAAAAATTAAAGGTAAACTGGCCGAAATTGATTCGGAAGCTGCCAACCGAAATTTTTACAAACCCAATCATCCCGACTTTCACAATTCGACTGCAGTAATCGAAATCCAGAATTTATTGAGCGAAATGCTCGAGGATGAATCTATCAGAAAGAAACTGGTAGCCGCAGTTTGTGCCATTGAAGGCTGTACCTATAAAGTGCAGATTGCGCTCACCAACACCCCAGCCAAAGAACTGGCAGAGATTTTTATTTCGGGTACTTTAGCCAACGATACCATGATCTTTGCGCCAATACCTAATCTGATTTTTACCCGCGATGTGGGGACCACCATTAATAACCACATCCTGTTAAATAAGCCGGCAAAAAAAGCCCGCGTGCGCGAAACCCTTTTAATGCGCTATATTTTCTTTAATCACCCTTTGTTTGAAGCTTACCGCACCAACATCCTCGAAATTCCGGATGTAACCATGCACTTTTTACGCCCGGGCGATGAACCTGCCTTCAGCACCACTTTAGAAGGTGGCGATGTAATGATGGTAAGCCCCAACCACGTATTAATTGGCTGCAGCGAACGAACTTCAGAACATGGAGCAAATGAAGCCATTAAACTATTGTTTGAGCAGAATGTGGTAGAAAAGGTTACTGTCGTAAAAATACCGAGTAAACGCGATTACATGCACCTCGACACCGTTTTCACCCAGGTTAAACGCAATACCTGGGTTATTTTAAATTCGATTGCACACTCACCAAAATACAACCCCTACGAGCCGATCAACTTCTTAAAGGAGCCCGAAAAACTCGAAGCAACTACTGCCATTCAGTTTACCAAAGCCAATCCGCAGGAGCCTAAACATTTCGAACATGTAGAAGCTTTGCTGAACGACATTAGCCAGAACGACCTAAAAAGCACCGAGCCAACTAAGATCATCTATAGTGGAAACAATACATTCCCCTACGACTCAAGAGAACAATGGACAGATTCGTGCAACCTTTTAGCCATTAAAGAAGGTGTGGTTTTAGGTTACGACAGGAACGATAAAACGGTTGAAGCCTTTAAAGCAGCCGGATTTGATGTGATAGACGTAAAAGATTTAATCCAGGATCTGGAAAGTGGCAAGGTAAATGCAGAAACCATAACCGATACTTTAATTTTAATGCCGTCGGCAGAACTTTCGCGTGCCCGCGGTGG is drawn from Pedobacter sp. HDW13 and contains these coding sequences:
- a CDS encoding arginine deiminase family protein, producing the protein MSEQNLNFKVNVNTEIGRLRKLLIHSPDSGLGKVVPSKAQDWLFEDIVHLDTIRKGEYDYYIKLLMYFLDPEKIKGKLAEIDSEAANRNFYKPNHPDFHNSTAVIEIQNLLSEMLEDESIRKKLVAAVCAIEGCTYKVQIALTNTPAKELAEIFISGTLANDTMIFAPIPNLIFTRDVGTTINNHILLNKPAKKARVRETLLMRYIFFNHPLFEAYRTNILEIPDVTMHFLRPGDEPAFSTTLEGGDVMMVSPNHVLIGCSERTSEHGANEAIKLLFEQNVVEKVTVVKIPSKRDYMHLDTVFTQVKRNTWVILNSIAHSPKYNPYEPINFLKEPEKLEATTAIQFTKANPQEPKHFEHVEALLNDISQNDLKSTEPTKIIYSGNNTFPYDSREQWTDSCNLLAIKEGVVLGYDRNDKTVEAFKAAGFDVIDVKDLIQDLESGKVNAETITDTLILMPSAELSRARGGFHCMSLPILRDNLVH